Genomic window (Nilaparvata lugens isolate BPH chromosome 7, ASM1435652v1, whole genome shotgun sequence):
TTTTGTGGTTATCAGATGGCAGTCTTTAATAATGCAATCAATGCATTGTgttgatggaaaaatatttgGAGTTATTCAACAATATTGGCATTTTTACTGAAGTGTTGTGTGCACAACACTGATTATATTGTCTCTCTGAATCGcccataaaataaattttcaaaaatttgtagtCACTATCCGTCATTGGCAATAGGGAACCAGTTCGGTGTTAAATTTGTCCatgaattttgaaagtaggcATAAATCTTTCCTGTACAATTTTTGTTGCCCCAAATGATGTCATTTGAAAGCAATTATTGTTGTATTGctggatattaaaaaaaattgttttgagtCTGCTCCATTTCCGGAAACCAATGAATAAAGTGGTTCTGATGGtcgattgaaaaaaattgacttGACCACTGGCGCAACGCAATCTGGGTGCGTTGTCATTTTTATCGCAATCATTTTTAAACTCATATGCCCCACAGTATTGACACACAATGCTCATTGTGCCAATAGCTACAATTGACAGTGAACTGTACTCGATTGTCGacttatagttgaatgcagctcgctgggaattgaatggtatatctccttgctgctgattttctcGTGCAGATTCCAAATTTTGCAGCATTTAGAGTTCTAcaacccaagtttggacgtcgttcgaaccgcggcattattaagaATCgccattttgtgaatcagtagaaagaaaattggaaaacagatctaccgacggttgttggatgacgcaatgattatatgTAATTTCTAGCCTCATGGTCAATATATGTAAATGTTGATCAGGTCATCTATGAATTCAGAATCTATAAATTTGTCATTTGCTGACTTACCCCTGAGCCTTGGTTAGACAGGATGTGAAGCGAGATAGCAACTGGTCTCTGATCTCTTTGTCTCTGGCCATTGAAATCTCGTAGCCGACCAGTGCTTCTGAAATGTCTGCaatagaaattcaacaattgATTATCTATTATGTTAATGTCACTAACtaattttaaatcatcagcatagaaaacaactttagatgaaatatttgatcTGATATCGTTCATCTTCACTAGAAACGATAGTGGCCCGAGAATGGACCCTTGAGGTACTCCGTGTGGTAGGCCTTCTTCAAGTGCCTTACAAAGACTTGAGTTCATATCCATTTTGTCTGTATATTTACACCATTTACATCCATATTGTCTGTGTATGACCCTCCAAATaggattaaaataattttagagaattatcaCGGATACcaagaaattattgtaatttattcaataGATTCTGTGATCAAATCCCAGCCTCAGAGCGCTTAGAATCAATTCTGTGTCAAaagctatagtgtggtccacgttataatggcagtggttgATTAGcaatttaatgaatgaatgaatgaattttatttgccaaaaacaaaatacaaattgtattgctatccttgtctatcattcaacaaagcggatagcgctatctctctctagctttgcaatgttgtctgtttgccagaatattttatttttacttttgacagtgactgtacaacagtaaacaaacaattctcgatttgctctgttgccagatggtcttttaatattgtagaaatataattaacaaaatatttaatattaaataagaagactaagaaattgtcaaaaaaccacagatttattgaaagttagaaagaccggtttcggttgttacatttttgtcaatctctgataagagattatcagagattgtctttcagattatcagagattgacaatggggtaacaaccgaaaccggtcttcctaaCTTTCAATccgtggttttttgacaatttcttagacccgccgcaaagtagacccacgctaatccacgaaaagcaacccacgccgtgggatgttttgtaaaccatttctaggcttctccagacatctgtgtaatacatgcaatgaataatccatttgtcagctgattgattatgaataattctatagcaatggtttacaaaacatcccagggcgtgggttgcttttcgtggattagcgtgggtctactttgcggcgggtctaagaaattgtcaaaaaaccacagatttattgaaagttagaaagaccggtttcggttgttaccccattgtcaatctctgataatctgaaagacaatctctgataatctctTATTAGAGATTGCCAAagatgtaacaaccgaaaccggtctttctaactttcaataaatctgtggttttttgacaatttcttagtcttcttatttaatattaaatattttgttaattatatttctacaatattaaaaaaccatctggcaacagagcaaaacgagaatTCTACTTTGTGGCGGGCCTTAGTCttcttatttaatatgaataattaccacaatatcaacttctcaactacacaaaaagaaaatatttaatattgattatgaaaattcattatgaaatgattggaaaatatcatttcttgatcgataaaatataattgatttgaacgagaaataaaattgatttttcctccacctactgtctaaagtacttactttactccctgaaacataatactaaagtgtcactttttcgctctcggtagtaaaaaacagaaaagtgactccatttaaataacatgggaagcatctctattttaaaaacttacatggtaataggttagaaggtctaagctcagatgagaaagcgtaatagaggtgtctgtcattgagtcaactgaattcaataccacaaccagaaatttgatcaactcatgaaatatatgtttgtatgatattatattcttaatattagtagacgataaaaatttatacaatttttaaaatattttattctattcaaaataccagccaacaaatatttttgatctgcaattcaaatctgaaccgcgtgatctggagtcagccatttttggtagcctgcccagctgatataattgttacaactttgtccgatagatagcgcaaccggcagtgccaatcagacgaccggtttttaggttttagattttaggttatgttgttaggaaacattgtcaccaatactcggcttcgcctcgggcttcaaactttttcccacagggagaaaaagttgtacttttcactctagatatacaaataactattaaacgagaatgaacagttaatattacgtcagttaccctccatagaaagcattgacaagaggatcagcaacgtttttctgctatctttctccactgctattataacgtggacctcactattggtTTGAACATGATTTTTTGAACAGCTGACGAGCTCTTTTAGCTGGGTTAGCACTACTAACCATTAAAATGCTTATGACGATAAAGTTGCTAaatgaatattcctgccaaacctcatcgaattctatcaacgcgtttggccgtaatcgcgttacatacagacagacaaatgcaaatcgagttgaaacatagacctcactatgtTCGGTCAATGATGATACAATATCAAACCAGGTTTCTTTTTactttgatgttatttatgaggaatcctgccagttttaagtgaatcacACTGAGCAACTAACCTTGGCAGTTGCTGGCGCGGATAGGTTTGCCGTTGAGGTAGGCGCCACACCCGCGCTTGGCAGTGAACAGCTGATTGAGCATGGGGGTTGTAGACTATGCCGAGCACCAGTTGCTTGCGCACGCTCAGTGCAAGCGAAATGCACGCGTGCGGACACGCGTGCACGAAGTTGGTGGTGCCGTCTATGGGGTCGATCAGCCAGGTGGGATCGTCTGTCAGTAGAGAGGGTAGGTGGAGGGTGGTGGTTTCCTCGCCTATGAAcctaaaagaaaaaatagaaaagggTTTGTTAGTGAGAATCCAAATTCAAacttaaccctacagagacacacttactttatgctaacacagtagacacactggggtgttgaacaccccaatttaattatgcatttttctttgaaaaatatcagaaaaacaaatacttagaccatacttcatcatttcttaatcatttttgttccaagtgcatacagaaatcaaaagtaaagcactgcttatcaatatttatactaatttaaaagtacgtatgttccgcctaagtgttggagctcctaatccggtttgaacgaatggcttgatcattgccgatgacaacttcatcaaaaactcacgtctcttcattttattgttttgaatctcaagttgtagagaatcatagcattcattccaatctgatccatcatcccataccacattcgtagagacaatacaagtaaatctttgtaataaaagtgtttgataaaagtcctacgtaaaagacactctggggtgttagacaccccaaacgaagaacaagatgagctggtgaccttgtagaatgctattactgactggaagtggtggagagtagttgacaatactacaaacctaatttagactgggcataagttcccatctgtttgatattgtcaactgcagaacagttgagcttcgctcgttatttttatttattgataaacagaacacaattttctaaaatgatcgtgtttatatttcacagctggctatatgtaatcttatgaatttcggggatatgcgatattttgatttttcacatactcgctcactcccttttttactatccacagctgtttcagccaaggaataattatccttctaatatcgttcagcgagttttcccacggatgagacctagtgcaatcgaatttttatatcataaacctactatgttccaaatttcgtgaaaatcgttgaaaccgttttcgagatccgttgaacataaataaccagatgtaaatatataaaaatacagaaattgcttgcttaatataatagtataagtacataattgaaatgatagggagagaaaaaataaggtaaccttgtgctattcctctcccaaatttagacacatagtccgaaataggttcagtcttgtagttgtttacttcacaaaattttcagttcttaattaatttcactaagtaaatttttcactttagttacatttacatttacatttattacattccttaatcacaacatcaaattaatgattgggagagaatcaacaggataaacccaaaactgttcctctccctaattttgataaaaatagtcaaaatgaggttatgaaaacacttttataaagatcacaaaaatttacagtccaaatatacattatactaaaaattttgtatctcggttgatcagaaagatgaaacaaattattattacacttgaaaatgcattaataaattgaaaaatattaaaaaaacttgataaatttgaagccagaaaaatcacaaaaacattcactatcaaCATATGATCAGTATTGAAAAAACATAGTTGctccaaaaccaaacatagtagaaatatttcacattactTCAATCATGGAagagttccacaacatcaatattcactctaccAACTTAATTAAAGTTTCTgacttaatttttgtaattattcagttttaaatattgataatcaaACTTACTTCTTTCCTgacaaattcaattaattagtgtttgaatattttgtatttcaGTTTATCTGTTGGACAGATAATGAACTGATAACGTTATCAACTTATTTCGATAATCATTCCTacttataatttaattaatatgttttaatTGAACTCACTTGTGGTCAGGGTAGACTTTGGACAGTTCTGAGATGAGAATGTGTTCAACTCTCTTGTCGAATTCGGTCACCAGGTCCCAGCTCTTCTCCTGCTTCATCTCCACGTTTTTGTTGGCGTTGAAGCCTTCCATCACAACCTGTAATCGTAGTTCATTCATTATTCTgctaaaataatattgtactacATAGAAATCATccattcaagaaaataattttttcctacagataccttgaaaagtgaccatttctgcactgattgcaggccgcaaagaatcacttttccgcactagtgcacaaagtgagtactttgcttactccagatttgcagcatcacaacgcaaaatagttagtaggttatatggagcactagtgcaggaaaatcaaaattatgttggtaacactgactgtggtgcacgttataatatggGGGGCAGTGGACAACgatgacagcgacagccaccacatgagtgccgccttcattcatttactacattattattattcaatttaaaatgaattaaggtttttattaataatgaaattacacagaaatacattgatggatttcagggaattttacccataattacccacttttcatattcaatggtaactgtaggaaaaatttaatgtgaaatacgtgcgcaaagttcctctgctgcactcaagaaaccattccgccctcgcctacggctcgggcgtaaacgtttctttcggtgcagcaaaatgtcactttgcgcactagtttcacaaataactattttgttatttttgaatttgattgcAAAACGCTGTAGTCTATTTTTGATATTCCTGAAtccaatttcaataataattgatgattaaaataagtttcaaaaaagagtaACGTCTCAAAATGATTAGCCCCACAAAATGATTAGCCcccaataattgaatgaaaaagactgagaaattgtcaaaaaaccactgatttattgataattagaaagaccggtttaggttattacaccattgtcagagatagacaatggtgtaataaccgaaaccggtctttctaattatcaataaatcagtggttttttgacaatttctcagtctttttcattcaatatgaataattaccacaatattaacttctcaactacacaaaaaagccCCTAATAAACTGATAATTGTCGTTTGTGCCTTATAGCACAaactttaattcaaatttattgtgtacaataaattgaaaacttgacaaagaaacttaattaaaaacttgacccactgaaatcttgaagagtcttttaaccatcctcggtaaattgagaataaatatgcaaaatttgaagttaatcagctaagtagttgagacgtgatgatgcgtcattcgtgaatttcctatcccctaagtgtataagccaattgtttcctttataatattatagattgctTTCAAATGtctacaataaaataacattcatTCTCACAAAAGTAGAAGTTTTTTTCATCTGCAATAAATGTTGAACGCctataaaaaatgtttaaattgtaGTTATCATAGTTGTGAACTTGTGACAAAGATTTCAGATTTCATAAGAGGGATTTTTAACATACAGAGCTTTGCATTTGCTGCTAATATTTGCAAGATCCTTTTAAAGTTGATTCGAAATTTGTTCTGAACTTGAATTTTTGCAGGAATCTTTATAACTGGACTAAAACACTTTTGATTAAGATAATggataaatgataaaaatccTTTTAAAGTTAATTCGAAATTTGTTCTGGACTTGGATTTTTGCAGGAATCTttataatggaataaaaaacttttgatcaaaataatgttgatatgaaatttttaattttttagcattcatgaaatttaataaaagatATTAACGATGATTTTCTCATAAAGTATTGACTTTGTCCAGATGctcttttataaattatttcttattgtcgTATCTTGAAACTGATAACGAGATTGAACAACTCTTTTCTCAcctaaaattattgtaaaaagaTTAAAGTAAGAGAATTTTGAAATGGGCTGGATATTTGattataaatcattttttatttattcccaTTTATGATATTCAAGGATTTATGCAATTTGTGTAAtaaatatactgtataataaatcCAGCAGTTGGTCAATTGCGTTTTCTAATAAACATTTTCCATCTTTAACatagaatttattaatttattgaattccttttaatacaaatacattttaaaatttatgcaACTTTAATTTTATTGCTACAGCTACTTGAATTCATTTTAGTCAGTCTAAAGGAAGGCGCATACAGATCGTCAACGGTCAGatggcacgcatcggacgatcaaattgaaaacaatgcatcaatctaatcgtccgatccgacCAATGCGTGCCATCCGTCCGTTGACAATCTGTGTGCGCCTTCCTTTAGACTGACTGAAATGAATTCAAGTAGCtgtaacaataaaattaaagtCGCATAAATTCTAAAATGCATTTGTATTAGGAGGAATTCAAGAAATTCATACATTCTATGTTAAAGATGGAAAATGTTTATTAGAAAACGCAATTGACCATCTGCTGgatttattatacagtatatttaTTACACAAATTACAtagatctgtgtgcgcctacctcaAAAATGTCCAAGTATATTGATCATACATttgtttttctcaataaattgcaTTAATTCtatacaattacaattttacaaatcgTTGACTCATTTCAGTTCTGAAAATTGAAGaagtgatatttcaaaggtaGAAACACATAGAATCTACTGTATAATAAATCCAGCAGTTGTAGGCTAACTGCGATTTCTAATaaacattttccatttttaacaTAGAATGTATTAATTTCTTGAATTCCTTCtaatacaaatacattttaaaatttataaaaacactttaaTCACATGCGCTacattttaacaaattaataaaaacaatataaaaatcttgtagtagcctaccctttattttttaaaaacttagaaaaaaaggtttttaatgtttttaaaaaataaagggtactacaagatttttatattgtttttattaattttaaaatttatataatttgtagATTTTGGAATTTTACTCACCCTAGCAGCCAGTTTCACTTTAGACAGTGCAGTTTCGAAGCATTCATTAGTGTCGTGGTATCTGAATCGTCCCATGTTTCACTACTGTATAATACAACTCAAAATCTACTCAGTagtaatattatcaaattataaattcttgAGAAATAACTATTGAGTaactataaatattttgatCGATTTCTGAATGACTTGATCAAATATTAATCACTGTCAAGTaatgtaagaataaaattgattgaatcaaCACTGAAAATATTCGAAATCGATTTGGAAAGTATTGGATATGTGTTCACTGTCGATCTAACGAGATTATATATGATGGAGTAAGTATAGAAGTAAACTAAGTATTAACTACCACAGGAGAACTCTGTTGATTACTGAAGGCTAAAACTGAATGAATTCTGGAGTGGACAACTGAAACTTATATAGTTGTTCTAGAGGTATGGCTCCCTTCTTAAAAGTTTTCCACTGGAGGTTcgctttctcactctctctctgtctcacaATTCCTTTGCTATCTTTGCTCCTCGTGTGTTTGTGCtgttctctctcttttcctctacTTTCTCTGTCGCTCTCATTGGTTGTATGTGGTGTTTGTACTGTTCTCTCGTTCAATTTCTTTACTTTCTTTGTTGCTCTCATTGGTTGTATGGGGTGTTTGTGTTGTTGGGGTTGAGATGTTtgattaattgaccgagcgaagtgtggtctaagattcaagtcgacggttttgcatttctctttatgtttttataatttgcttatatttatgtttatatgttccgcatttacggcgaaacgcggcaattgtttttcatgaaatttgacatgtatgcTCCTTTTCAAATTTcccgtcgacgtatacataagatAGAACCATGAGATTTTaaagatagattcttcatgatattgttgatctaataaaacaaaaattttctgaaaatatcaatttttgagaaagtaattcaatttaccaaaaatgaccgaaaataactcaactaaaagtagattcttcatgatattgttgatctaataaaacaaaaattttctgaaaatatcaatttttgagaaagtaattcaatttaccaaaaatgaccgaaaataactcaactaaaagtagattcttcatgatattgttgatctaataaaacataaattttctgaaaatatcaatttttgagaaagttatccaatttaccaaaaataactcaactaaaagttatttttggtcatttttagtgaattgaataactttctcagaaaatgatatttccagaaaatttttgttttattagatcaacaatatcatgaagaatctatatttAAAATCTCATGGTTCTATCtttcaccgaacttgaaatgttctggcacaaaagttttaactttaggcgctcatatctcaaaaagtaatgatcgaaaaaaaaatgtttcctgagaaaactttttaattttgatagcttgatagtatacaaatcgaaaaactttgaaaaatatcaccagtagaaagtttatttttagcctttgcacagccttaatgtaTTGAGAGTTTTATCCTCTTGAAGGCCCTTTTCTATCCTTGTCCTTGCTTGATAAAGGTCGTTACTATCCTTGTTTCATGAAGGTCTTATTGGAATGGAAGTGTTGGGAT
Coding sequences:
- the LOC111057635 gene encoding LOW QUALITY PROTEIN: inositol monophosphatase 2-like (The sequence of the model RefSeq protein was modified relative to this genomic sequence to represent the inferred CDS: deleted 1 base in 1 codon); translation: MGRFRYHDTNECFETALSKVKLAARVVMEGFNANKNVEMKQEKSWDLVTEFDKRVEHILISELSKVYPDHKFIGEETTTLHLPSLLTDDPTWLIDPIDGTTNFVHACPHACISLALSVRKQLVLGIVYNPHANQLFTAKRGCGAYLNGKPIRASNCQDISEALVGYEISMARDKEIRDQLLSRFTSCLTKAQGMRTLGSAALSLCYVAMGAWDAYQVDYLYCWDYSAGALIIQEAGGVVIDTNGGEFEIMNRRILTAGTKQLADQLVNIVKKADQLLKTNKTSITS